In one window of Hevea brasiliensis isolate MT/VB/25A 57/8 chromosome 10, ASM3005281v1, whole genome shotgun sequence DNA:
- the LOC110670344 gene encoding RPM1 interacting protein 13 isoform X2 has translation MESNPVIFDISSDEESAFNEPRGGDDDHEWLTELLETVDKENADSDEVLVVGEYNPPKPKSKSKSSKPVKDVDDDDCVVLDGDPDKQVDVVDDAASDGDDVLVVGQKGQIACRDYPHPRHLCAKFPFGSTPHERHCDLCHCYVCDSIAPCAHWGTGVSIVDHCHATDKQEIWKSQRQSFRLGKNASVLVSKFPDARLPVAPPQFNQVAPLDIIQLAPNSVTQNQISRPTAIRACSSARLNAPNFISQSRNRRPGCAQGRNGFLPHSVSRQPVGIHNTAVVRNRGQQSVSSNTMFKRPGIIRGASAMNQSVYGSVNKMNCAPASHYTRNSVSMARTNAKNPSGWQDALPNMVPHAYAHPSPSQPNMGSATLNMVPPRPEVYSQPFPQSNHGQNIYQNQSQNVVNSSFPDFDYSWISNLSESNEQVSAENIHPHATGSNKEPTSVEQFSSYYAENTELHQKDHDYESWYALFRF, from the exons ATGGAGTCGAATCCCGTGATTTTCGATATCAGCTCTGATGAGGAGTCGGCCTTTAATGAGCCCAGAGGTGGGGATGATGACCATGAATGGTTGACTGAACTCCTCGAGACCGTCGATAAAGAAAACGCCGATTCTGATGAGGTTCTGGTAGTGGGCGAGTATAATCCTCCGAAACCCAAGTCAAAGTCTAAGTCATCGAAACCGGTGAAAGATGTTGACGATGATGATTGTGTGGTTTTGGACGGTGACCCAGATAAGCAAGTTGATGTCGTTGATGATGCAGCCAGCGATGGTGATGATGTGCTTGTTGTTGGACAAAAGGGACAG ATTGCATGTAGAGACTATCCTCATCCGCGGCATCTTTGTGCTAAATTTCCTTTTGGTTCAACcccacatgaaagacactgtgatTTG TGCCACTGTTATGTCTGTGACTCAATTGCGCCATGTGCTCACTGGGGTACAGGTGTCTCCATTGTTGACCACTGTCATGCCACTGATAAACAGGAGATATGGAAAAGTCAGCGGCAAAGTTTCAGGCTAGGGAAAAATGCTTCAGTACTAGTTTCAAAATTTCCTGATGCTCGGCTTCCTGTGGCACCACCCCAATTTAACCAAGTTGCACCCCTTGATATTATACAATTGGCACCCAACTCAGTGACACAAAATCAGATCTCCAGGCCCACTGCAATTCGTGCTTGCTCCTCTGCCCGATTGAATGCTCCAAATTTTATAAGCCAGAGTAGAAACAGACGACCAGGATGTGCTCAGGGTAGAAATGGATTCCTGCCTCACTCAGTTTCACGGCAGCCAGTCGGTATACATAATACTGCCGTTGTACGAAATAGAGGCCAACAATCTGTCTcctctaatacaatgtttaaaagGCCAGGAATCATCAGGGGTGCTTCTGCAATGAACCAGTCTGTGTATGGTTCTGTAAACAAAATGAATTGTGCTCCAGCATCACATTATACTAGGAATAGTGTTTCAATGGCCAGAACAAATGCTAAAAATCCTTCTGGGTGGCAGGATGCTTTACCCAACATGGTTCCACATGCGTATGCTCATCCAAGCCCCTCCCAGCCCAACATGGGCAGTGCCACTTTAAACATGGTGCCTCCTCGACCTGAAGTGTATAGCCAGCCTTTTCCGCAGTCAAACCATGGCCAAAACATTTATCAGAATCAAAGTCAAAATGTCGTCAATTCGAGTTTTCCTGATTTTGACTATAGTTGGATTAGCAACTTGAGTGAAAGCAATGAGCAAGTTTCAGCTGAAAATATCCATCCACATGCCACAGGGTCCAACAAAGAGCCCACATCAGTCGAGCAGTTTAGTTCCTACTATGCTGAAAACACCGAACTACACCAGAAGGACCATGATTATGAGAGCTG GTATGCTTTGTTTCGATTTTGA
- the LOC110670289 gene encoding uncharacterized protein LOC110670289 isoform X2 yields the protein MALWLETGSEPKTESEIADLQAIAAIKESAALELKEQGNKYVKMGKKHYSDAIDCYTRAINQKVLSDSENSIIYSNRAHVNLLLGNYRRALTDAEEAIKLCATNIKALYRASKASLSLNMLDEAKSYCENGLKQDPNNEELKKLAKQINSLKMEHDKHEAEVSKAVSDAKDLLSAIEARGLKIGKAMFQELIGLRKPVIDKNKIIHWPVLLLYAEVMSSDFIEDFCETDMFSTHLDMMFSEGCPPLPWDTENNYTREAVELYYEAGTTICLSKSKILHCLLEGTAGANAASVGEEKEAFEDSTDGNSTGTGSSKWVKVNEKRTLHEVLKERDFVIPGIPVFYVVSKTSYFYKKFKAGKWALPP from the exons ATGGCGCTGTGGCTGGAAACTGGGTCTGAACCCAAAACGGAAAGCGAGATTGCTGACCTTCAAGCTATCGCCGCCATTAAAGAGTCTGCTGCTCTTGAACTTAag GAGCAAGGTAATAAGTATGTCAAGATGGGTAAAAAGCATTATTCTGATGCTATTGATTGTTACACAAGGGCAATAAATCAGAAAGTTTTAAGTGACTCTGAAAATTCGATTATTTATTCAAATAGAGCGCATGTGAATCTATTGCTAGGCAATTATAGACGTGCTCTTACAGATGCTGAGGAGGCAATTAAACTGTGTGCAACTAATATCAAG GCACTATATCGAGCTTCCAAAGCATCTTTGTCCTTGAATATGTTGGATGAGGCAAAATCGTATTGTGAAAATGGACTAAAGCAAGACCCAAATAATGAAGAACTTAAAAAACTTGCTAAGCAGATAAATTCATTGAAGATGGAACATGATAAGCATGAAGCTGAAGTTTCCAAGGCTGTATCAGATGCTAAG GACCTTCTTTCTGCAATTGAAGCTAGAGGCTTGAAGATTGGGAAGGCTATGTTTCAAGAGCTTATTGGATTAAGGAAACCGGTAAtcgataaaaataaaattattcactGGCCAGTTCTTCTTCTATATGCAGAGGTTATGTCCAGTGACTTTATTGAAGACTTCTGTGAAACGGACATGTTTTCAACTCATCTTGACATG ATGTTTTCAGAAGGCTGTCCACCATTACCGTGGGATACAGAAAACAATTATACTCGTGAAGCTGTTGAACTCTACTATGAG GCTGGTACTACAATATGTCTATCCAAGTCGAAAATTCTTCATTGTTTACTAGAAGGGACTGCAGGTGCTAATGCAGCAAGTGTTGGAGAAGAGAAGGAAGCATTTGAGGATTCTACTGATGGCAACTCTACTG GCACAGGCTCTTCAAAATGGGTAAAAGTAAATGAAAAGAGAACACTTCATGAAGTTCTGAAGGAACGCGACTTTGTTATCCCAGGAATTCCAG TTTTTTATGTTGTTTCTAAAACCTCCTACTTCTATAAAAAGTTCAAAGCTGGTAAATGGGCTCTTCCACCATGA
- the LOC110670344 gene encoding RPM1 interacting protein 13 isoform X1 produces the protein MESNPVIFDISSDEESAFNEPRGGDDDHEWLTELLETVDKENADSDEVLVVGEYNPPKPKSKSKSSKPVKDVDDDDCVVLDGDPDKQVDVVDDAASDGDDVLVVGQKGQIACRDYPHPRHLCAKFPFGSTPHERHCDLCHCYVCDSIAPCAHWGTGVSIVDHCHATDKQEIWKSQRQSFRLGKNASVLVSKFPDARLPVAPPQFNQVAPLDIIQLAPNSVTQNQISRPTAIRACSSARLNAPNFISQSRNRRPGCAQGRNGFLPHSVSRQPVGIHNTAVVRNRGQQSVSSNTMFKRPGIIRGASAMNQSVYGSVNKMNCAPASHYTRNSVSMARTNAKNPSGWQDALPNMVPHAYAHPSPSQPNMGSATLNMVPPRPEVYSQPFPQSNHGQNIYQNQSQNVVNSSFPDFDYSWISNLSESNEQVSAENIHPHATGSNKEPTSVEQFSSYYAENTELHQKDHDYESWLFGQSDAVVSEDCVPADLNVFSSEPFAFDAGMLCFDFETYWNGLANV, from the exons ATGGAGTCGAATCCCGTGATTTTCGATATCAGCTCTGATGAGGAGTCGGCCTTTAATGAGCCCAGAGGTGGGGATGATGACCATGAATGGTTGACTGAACTCCTCGAGACCGTCGATAAAGAAAACGCCGATTCTGATGAGGTTCTGGTAGTGGGCGAGTATAATCCTCCGAAACCCAAGTCAAAGTCTAAGTCATCGAAACCGGTGAAAGATGTTGACGATGATGATTGTGTGGTTTTGGACGGTGACCCAGATAAGCAAGTTGATGTCGTTGATGATGCAGCCAGCGATGGTGATGATGTGCTTGTTGTTGGACAAAAGGGACAG ATTGCATGTAGAGACTATCCTCATCCGCGGCATCTTTGTGCTAAATTTCCTTTTGGTTCAACcccacatgaaagacactgtgatTTG TGCCACTGTTATGTCTGTGACTCAATTGCGCCATGTGCTCACTGGGGTACAGGTGTCTCCATTGTTGACCACTGTCATGCCACTGATAAACAGGAGATATGGAAAAGTCAGCGGCAAAGTTTCAGGCTAGGGAAAAATGCTTCAGTACTAGTTTCAAAATTTCCTGATGCTCGGCTTCCTGTGGCACCACCCCAATTTAACCAAGTTGCACCCCTTGATATTATACAATTGGCACCCAACTCAGTGACACAAAATCAGATCTCCAGGCCCACTGCAATTCGTGCTTGCTCCTCTGCCCGATTGAATGCTCCAAATTTTATAAGCCAGAGTAGAAACAGACGACCAGGATGTGCTCAGGGTAGAAATGGATTCCTGCCTCACTCAGTTTCACGGCAGCCAGTCGGTATACATAATACTGCCGTTGTACGAAATAGAGGCCAACAATCTGTCTcctctaatacaatgtttaaaagGCCAGGAATCATCAGGGGTGCTTCTGCAATGAACCAGTCTGTGTATGGTTCTGTAAACAAAATGAATTGTGCTCCAGCATCACATTATACTAGGAATAGTGTTTCAATGGCCAGAACAAATGCTAAAAATCCTTCTGGGTGGCAGGATGCTTTACCCAACATGGTTCCACATGCGTATGCTCATCCAAGCCCCTCCCAGCCCAACATGGGCAGTGCCACTTTAAACATGGTGCCTCCTCGACCTGAAGTGTATAGCCAGCCTTTTCCGCAGTCAAACCATGGCCAAAACATTTATCAGAATCAAAGTCAAAATGTCGTCAATTCGAGTTTTCCTGATTTTGACTATAGTTGGATTAGCAACTTGAGTGAAAGCAATGAGCAAGTTTCAGCTGAAAATATCCATCCACATGCCACAGGGTCCAACAAAGAGCCCACATCAGTCGAGCAGTTTAGTTCCTACTATGCTGAAAACACCGAACTACACCAGAAGGACCATGATTATGAGAGCTGGTTGTTCGGCCAATCTGATGCAGTAGTCTCTGAAGATTGTGTTCctgctgatctgaatgtcttttCTTCTGAACCTTTTGCTTTTGATGCAGGTATGCTTTGTTTCGATTTTGAAACATATTGGAATGGTCTGGCAAATGTGTAG
- the LOC110670289 gene encoding uncharacterized protein LOC110670289 isoform X1, with product MALWLETGSEPKTESEIADLQAIAAIKESAALELKEQGNKYVKMGKKHYSDAIDCYTRAINQKVLSDSENSIIYSNRAHVNLLLGNYRRALTDAEEAIKLCATNIKALYRASKASLSLNMLDEAKSYCENGLKQDPNNEELKKLAKQINSLKMEHDKHEAEVSKAVSDAKDLLSAIEARGLKIGKAMFQELIGLRKPVIDKNKIIHWPVLLLYAEVMSSDFIEDFCETDMFSTHLDMMFSEGCPPLPWDTENNYTREAVELYYEAGTTICLSKSKILHCLLEGTAGANAASVGEEKEAFEDSTDGNSTGSTGSSKWVKVNEKRTLHEVLKERDFVIPGIPVFYVVSKTSYFYKKFKAGKWALPP from the exons ATGGCGCTGTGGCTGGAAACTGGGTCTGAACCCAAAACGGAAAGCGAGATTGCTGACCTTCAAGCTATCGCCGCCATTAAAGAGTCTGCTGCTCTTGAACTTAag GAGCAAGGTAATAAGTATGTCAAGATGGGTAAAAAGCATTATTCTGATGCTATTGATTGTTACACAAGGGCAATAAATCAGAAAGTTTTAAGTGACTCTGAAAATTCGATTATTTATTCAAATAGAGCGCATGTGAATCTATTGCTAGGCAATTATAGACGTGCTCTTACAGATGCTGAGGAGGCAATTAAACTGTGTGCAACTAATATCAAG GCACTATATCGAGCTTCCAAAGCATCTTTGTCCTTGAATATGTTGGATGAGGCAAAATCGTATTGTGAAAATGGACTAAAGCAAGACCCAAATAATGAAGAACTTAAAAAACTTGCTAAGCAGATAAATTCATTGAAGATGGAACATGATAAGCATGAAGCTGAAGTTTCCAAGGCTGTATCAGATGCTAAG GACCTTCTTTCTGCAATTGAAGCTAGAGGCTTGAAGATTGGGAAGGCTATGTTTCAAGAGCTTATTGGATTAAGGAAACCGGTAAtcgataaaaataaaattattcactGGCCAGTTCTTCTTCTATATGCAGAGGTTATGTCCAGTGACTTTATTGAAGACTTCTGTGAAACGGACATGTTTTCAACTCATCTTGACATG ATGTTTTCAGAAGGCTGTCCACCATTACCGTGGGATACAGAAAACAATTATACTCGTGAAGCTGTTGAACTCTACTATGAG GCTGGTACTACAATATGTCTATCCAAGTCGAAAATTCTTCATTGTTTACTAGAAGGGACTGCAGGTGCTAATGCAGCAAGTGTTGGAGAAGAGAAGGAAGCATTTGAGGATTCTACTGATGGCAACTCTACTGGTA GCACAGGCTCTTCAAAATGGGTAAAAGTAAATGAAAAGAGAACACTTCATGAAGTTCTGAAGGAACGCGACTTTGTTATCCCAGGAATTCCAG TTTTTTATGTTGTTTCTAAAACCTCCTACTTCTATAAAAAGTTCAAAGCTGGTAAATGGGCTCTTCCACCATGA